From the Deinococcus gobiensis I-0 genome, the window AACGCCCTCATCGCCGAGCTGCGCGCCGGGGCCAGACGCGACACGCCGGTCGTGGGCCTCGTCTTCGACCCCAACCACAGCGGCCTGACCGACCCCCCCGGCGCGGTGGTGCTGCGGGTGGCGCGCGGCAGCCCCGCCGAACGCGCGGGCCTCCAGGGCTGCCGCACCGACGCCGAGGGCAACCTCACCGGCCTGGGTGACGCCATCCTGAGCGTGAACGGCGTGAGCACGCCCGACGCCGACGCTTTCATCACGCAGGTGCAGCGCCGCCGCATCGGCGACACGGTGCAGCTGAGCGTCCTGCGCGGCAAGGAGCGCCTCGCGGTGCAGCTCACGCTGGCGGCCCGGCGCAGCGTGCAGGACCTCAACACTCCCTCAAGCGCCAGTCCTTGCTCGCCCACCTGAACCGCACCTCCGGCGCGCACACTGGAGAGATGTCGAGAGCATTCGTCAAGGAAGACGGCGGCGAGCGCTGGACACCGCCTGCCGAAGCCCACGAGTACCGCGTGGTGTTGCCCCGTGCCGGGACGCCCGAGATCGTTCGTGAAACCGACGACCTCATCGGTGCCCTGCTCTGGATGCGGGCACGGCCCAGCGCCGGCTTCGAGCTGCGTGCCCGCGACGGGAAGCTGCTGGCCTGTGCCTAGCCCGTTCCTCCCAACCTTCCGGCCCATCGACCGGCATGTCCGAAACAGCTGATATGCCGGTGCTCCGTGCTGTCAACCAGGCTGGGGATTTCGCAAGGCCCGGGGCTGGTCCTCGCCTTCCAGCTGTCCGGCCGCCCGGCAGAGAGAATGGCCGTGGCTACGCCTCGCCCTTGTCGGTGGAGTCTGGGGCTGTCAGGACCACATCGCCACCGCCTTCAACCAAATCCCGGGCCCTGGGCAACTGGGCGAGGAGAGCAGGGAGCCGACCGGCCTCGGCCACTCGTCCCCCTTTTCCACACGCCATATATTCGCCAGCCCTCCGGCAAGCCGGCCAGCTCGACGCCGGGACCTGAACGGACACCTCTCCTGCCTTGGGGTGACCGGCCTACCAGTCGCCCTCCAGGGTCAGGCGCACCGTACCGCCCAGCGACTCGCCCGGAGTCAGCACCCGCAGGTCCACGCCGGGCACCCCCTGTGGGGCGAGGTTCAGGGCGTCGGTGGCGTGACTCACCGGCTCCAGCGCCAGCGAGCCGTCGGGGGCCGTGAAGGCGACCAGATGCGAGAAGACCGGGTCGGCCTGCATGTTCAGCGCCCGCGTGCCCCAGTCCAGACGCGCGTGGCCGTCCCAGCCCGCGTACACCTGATCGATGGTGCGCTCCCCCACCGGGTGCGCCGAGCGGAAATCCTCGTCCGGGCGTACGGGGCGCGCGGCTCCCAGCGGCAGCGAGCGAGGGTCCATGTCATAGATCAGGTCCGCGCCGAACGATACCTGCGGGTCCACACCGTCCTGCCGGCGGGCGAAGTAGGGATGCAGCCCCAGGCCGGCGGGCATGTCGGCGGTGTCCAGATTGGTCAGGCTCAGGGTCATCTCCAGCGCCGCGCCGCTCAGGCGGTACTCCATCTGCGCCCCGAAGGCCCAGGGCCAGTTCAGGTCGCCGAACTCGCGGCTGTCGAAACGCAGCCGGAGCTTCTCGTCGTCGGCCGCCTCGACCTGCCAGGGGCGGTTACGCACGTCGCCGTGCTGGGTCAGGCCATCGGCGGTGGTCACGCGCAGCTGGTGGGCCTGCCCCGCGAAGGTGAAGCGGGCGTCGCGCACCCGGTTGCTGAAGGGCACGAGCGAGAAGCTCGCGCACTGGCTGCTGCTCTTCACGCCCGCCGGGTCCACCGCGCGCAGCACCGGGCGGCCCGAGGCGGCCCGCAGGTTCAGCACGCTCGCCCCGATGCCCGGCAGCACGTCCAGCGCGAGGTGATCGCTGCGCAGGCTCAGGACCTCCAGGCCCACGGTGCTCACTGGGCGCCCCGGCCGCGCGTGGCCTCGTACAGCAGGATGCCGGCCGCCACCGAGGCGTTGAGGCTCTGGACCTGCCCACGCGTGGGAATCCTTACCAGGGCGTCGCATTTCTCGCGCACCAGACGGCGCAGGCCCTCGCCCTCGGCCCCGATGACCAGGGCCAGCTTGCCCGAGAAATCGGTGCGGCCCAGGTCCTGCGCGGCCTCGCCCGCCGCGCCGTAGACCCACACGTTCTCCTCCTTGAGCTGGTCGATGAGGCGCGGAAGGTTCTTGGTCTGGGCGACCGGCAGGTAGCTCGTGGCCCCCGCCGCCGTCTTGGCGACGACCGGCGACAGGGGCGCGCTGCGGCGTTCCTCGACCACGACCCCGTGCGCGCCGAGCACCTCGGCCGAGCGGATGATCGCCCCGAAGTTGCGCGGGTCGGTGATGCCGTCGAGCAGCACGATCAGCAGAGGCTCACCCTTCTGTTCGGCGCGGTCGAGGATGTCGTCCACCGTGGCCCAGGCGAGATCGGCGACCTCCGCGACGATGCCCTGGTGCTGGGTCGTGCCCACCATCTGGTCGAGTTCGATGCGCGAGGCCCAGCGCACGCGCGCGCCCGTCGCCTCGACCTCCCGCGTGAAGGCCGGCTCGACGCCGCGCGCGAGGAGCACCTCGTCGGCGCGGCCCTCACGCAGGGCTTCGAGCACCGGGTTTCTTCCGTAAAGCAGCATGGAGGCAGTGTAGTGCCGGGCCGGGGCCTGCGCGCCCGGCCGGAGGGTTCAGCGTGAACGCACCCACTCGGCCAGGTCCAGCGCGCTCAGGGCCGGAGCGATGGCGTAGCCCTGCGCGGCGTCGCAGCCCAGATCGCGCAGCATGTCGAGCTGCGTGTAGGTTTCGACCCCCACCGCCGTGACCTGCAGGCCCA encodes:
- a CDS encoding aldose 1-epimerase, which encodes MGLEVLSLRSDHLALDVLPGIGASVLNLRAASGRPVLRAVDPAGVKSSSQCASFSLVPFSNRVRDARFTFAGQAHQLRVTTADGLTQHGDVRNRPWQVEAADDEKLRLRFDSREFGDLNWPWAFGAQMEYRLSGAALEMTLSLTNLDTADMPAGLGLHPYFARRQDGVDPQVSFGADLIYDMDPRSLPLGAARPVRPDEDFRSAHPVGERTIDQVYAGWDGHARLDWGTRALNMQADPVFSHLVAFTAPDGSLALEPVSHATDALNLAPQGVPGVDLRVLTPGESLGGTVRLTLEGDW
- the rlmB gene encoding 23S rRNA (guanosine(2251)-2'-O)-methyltransferase RlmB: MLLYGRNPVLEALREGRADEVLLARGVEPAFTREVEATGARVRWASRIELDQMVGTTQHQGIVAEVADLAWATVDDILDRAEQKGEPLLIVLLDGITDPRNFGAIIRSAEVLGAHGVVVEERRSAPLSPVVAKTAAGATSYLPVAQTKNLPRLIDQLKEENVWVYGAAGEAAQDLGRTDFSGKLALVIGAEGEGLRRLVREKCDALVRIPTRGQVQSLNASVAAGILLYEATRGRGAQ